In a genomic window of Gadus macrocephalus chromosome 9, ASM3116895v1:
- the LOC132464276 gene encoding ras association domain-containing protein 8-like: protein MELKVWVDGVVRVVCGLSEETSCQDVVIALAQAIGQTGRYVLIQRLRDTERQLLATDRPLESLSKLGQHGNEVQFFLRRTGPSSDSPASKQDLSPSPFALPHHSEPERLKHNQPKKSLTFNLGPSTSPKTKAPQTRRSPRDSPEQRASPAPSPSPLSPSPSPPVGVSKDEVFRQVLKQQERLRATEAQLEALEREARPWESPRQSPCPSPALDPHALEELEVLEQAVRRNQAELAHEDFWQDELRAELEQEKGMRARLGELHAKMDDCGRRLHGISVRSAQLEQEMERERREGQAWADGKQPEESIVGVRAELQSQQRQGAELEQQLTEGQAVLGKAESLLQAKQDELEELNKELRQCNLQQFIQQTGVPTAHAYTRTELQEQLDRLDQLELAQLLTEEYRNGGQGLLPSTDSPPRSTAKQFLGHPRNLQNPLVSSLNPEVLVSREQSWR, encoded by the exons ATGGAGCTGAAGGTCTGGGTGGACGGGGTGGTCCGGGTGGTCTGCGGGCTATCGGAGGAGACCTCCTGCCAGGATGTGGTCATCGCTTTAGCCCAGGCCATCG GTCAGACGGGCCGCTACGTCCTGATCCAGCGTCTACGGGACACCGAGAGGCAGCTGCTGGCCACGGACCGGCCCCTGGAGTCCCTGTCCAAGCTGGGCCAGCATGGCAACGAGGTCCAGTTCTTCCTGCGGCGCACCGGCCCCAGCAGCGACAGCCCCGCCTCCAAACAGGACCTCTCGCCCTCCCCCTTCGCCCTGCCCCACCACTCGGAGCCCGAGCGCCTCAAACACAACCAGCCCAAGAAGTCCCTCACGTTCAACCTGGGTCCATCCACCTCCCCGAAGACCAAGGCCCCCCAGACCCGGAGGTCCCCGCGGGACTCCCCGGAGCAGAGAGCCTCCCCGGCCCCTTCCCCCAGTCCCCtctcgccctcgccctcgcccCCCGTGGGGGTCTCCAAAGACGAGGTCTTCCGGCAGGTTCTGAAGCAGCAGGAGCGGCTGAGGGCCACGGAGGCCCAGCTGGAGGCCCTGGAGCGGGAGGCCCGGCCCTGGGAGTCCCCCCGGCAGTCGCCCTGCCCCTCGCCCGCCCTGGACCCCCAcgccctggaggagctggaggtgctgGAGCAGGCGGTGCGCCGCAACCAGGCGGAGCTGGCCCACGAGGACTTCTGGCAGGACGAGCTGCGggcggagctggagcaggagaagggcATGAGGGCCCGGCTGGGCGAGCTCCACGCCAAAATGGACGACTGCGGCCGCCGGCTCCACGGCATCTCGGTGCGCTCGGCgcagctggagcaggagatGGAGCGGGAGCGGAGGGAGGGCCAGGCCTGGGCCGACGGGAAGCAGCCCGAGGAGTCGATAGTGGGGGTGAGGGCGGAGCTGCAGAGCCAGCAGAGGCAAGGGGCGGAGCTAGAGCAGCAGCTGACGGAGGGCCAGGCGGTGTTGGGCAAGGCGGAGTCACTGCTTCAG gCGAAGCAGGacgagctggaggagctgaacaAGGAGCTGCGGCAGTGTAACCTGCAGCAGTTCATCCAGCAGACGGGGGTCCCCACCGCCCACGCCTACACCCGCACAGAGCTGCAAGAGCAGCTGGACCGGCTGGACCAGCTGGAGCTGGCCCAGCTCCTCACGGAGGAGTACAGGAACGGAG gCCAAGGTCTGCTCCCCAGCACAGACTCTCCGCCCCGGTCCACCGCCAAACAGTTCCTGGGTCATCCCCGCAACCTGCAGAACCCTCTGGTGTCCAGTCTCAACCCcgagg